CCGCAGACCATCGCGAACGCGCCGCGCATCGGGCGCAGCGCGCCGGTCAGCGATAACTCGCCCGCGAATTCACGATTCGCGAGCGATTCCGCGGGAATTTGCCCGCTCGCGGCGAGAATGCCGAGCGCGATAGGTAGATCGAAGCGGCCGGATTCCTTCGGCAGATCGGCAGGCGCGAGATTGACGGTGATACGGCTGACGGGAAAATCGAAGCCGCAGTTCTGCAACGCGGCGCGCACGCGCTCACGGCTTTCGCGGACTTCGAGATCGGGCAGGCCGACGATGGAGAATGACGGCAGCCCGTTGGCAAGATGGACTTCGACGACGACTTCCGGCGCGCGCCCAGGGGCGGGCGCGCGGCTGCGTACCACGGCAAGCGACATGATTTCACCTGAAACGGCGCGCGCCGGAAAACGGCCGCGCCGGCAATAAGACTAGGACTTCACGGCTCGCCGGCCGGGTACCAAAGAACGGCGCGCTTTAGTCTTGCGCCGCGCCGGTGCTCGTCAACCGCTGCTCCAGTTGCGCGACGCGCTTTTCCAGTTCTTCGAGCCGCGCGCGCGTGCGCACGAGCACTTGCGTCTGCGTATCGAATTCTTCGCGCGTGACGAGATCGAGCTTCGAGAAGCCTTGAGAAAGCATCGCCTTCATGTTTCTTTCGACGTCCTTCGCGGGCGAGTTCTTGAAAAGCTCGCTCATCTTCTGCTGCAGGTCGTTGAACACGTCGTTGGGCTGCTTCATCGTTTCTCCCTTCTGCACAAATAAAGTGCATTCGTTGTTAGGTCAGTGCCCCGAAACATCGAATGTTCGATGTTGGTGCGCGCGCGTGTTCCACGAACGCACGCCGGGGGCATCTCACAGGCGACGCGATTTTAGCGCCGGCTCGCGGCTGCGTTGGCCGTCCATGCCCTTTTTGCGGACCTCGCGACCACTCTAGCAATGAACCGGCCCCTGCGCCAGCGCACGCCGCGCGCGTTAGCCGTTCGGCAGAGGGGCGCGGTGCTATCGGACGCAATATCGCTGAAAGCCTTGCCGATACTCGGTTGGCATACGAGTTGCATAAGTGGCGCGACCTTTTCTCAACGCGTTCTCAGCGGAACGGCAGGCGGAAGGATCAGGCAACCACAGCGAGGGACACATGAAACTCATCACCGCAATCATCAAGCCGTTCAAGCTCGACGAAGCGCGCGAGGCGCTTTCGGCCATCGGCGTTTCGGGTATCACCGTCACGGAAGTGAAGGGCTTCGGCCGCCAGAAGGGGCACACCGAGCTGTATCGCGGCGCGGAGTACGTCGTCGACTTCCTGCCGAAGGTGAAGATCGAGGCAGCCGTTTCGGACGACATCGTGGATCAGGCAATCGAAGCCGTCGAACGCGCGGCCCGCACGGGCAAGATCGGCGACGGCAAGATCTTCGTCACCGCAATCGAACAGGTGATTCGCATTCGTACCGGCGAGACCGGCGCGGACGCGCTCTAAGAAAAATCGGCGATAAGAGGAACCAGAAGAATGCGCAACTTTTTGATGTCATTGATGGTGGCGGGCGCGCTCATCGGCGCGAATGTCGGCACCGCACTCGCAGAGGACGCGTCCGCTCCGGTCGCCGCCTCGGCACCCGCGTCCGACGCCGCTGCGGCGAGCGCATCCGACGCCGCTTCGGCGGCAAGCGCGCCTGCCAGCGCGAACACGGCGATGGCTTCGTCGGCGGAAGCGGCCGCTGCCGCATCGGGCGCGTCTGAAGCTGCGCCTGCCGCGCCGACCGAGCCGTTCTCGGTCGATTCATCCAAGATCAGCTCCGGCGACACCGCGTGGATGCTGACCTCCGTCGCGCTGGTGCTGTTCATGACGATCCCCGGTCTCGCACTCTTCTACGCGGGCATGGTGCGCAAGAAGAACGTGCTCGCGACGGTCATGCAGAGCTTCGCGATCTGCTGTCTCGTGACGATCCTCTGGACGGTGGTGGGCTACAGCATCGCGTTCACGCCGGGCGGGTTGTTCATCGGCGGCTTCTCGCGCGTGTTCCTGCACGGCATGGCCTACATCAAGGGCGACAAGGCGACGACGCTCACCGTCAGCCATCTCGCCTCGACGATTCCGGAGTCGGTCTACTTCGCGTTCCAGTTGACGTTCGCGATCATCACGCCCGCGCTCATCACCGGCGCGTTCGCGGACCGCATGAAGTTCTCCGCGATGCTCGTGTTCATGGCGCTGTGGTCGCTCATCGTCTATTCGCCGATCGCGCACATGGTCTGGGAGCCGACCGGCTGGCTGGCGACGGCAGGCGTGCTCGACTTCGCGGGCGGCACGGTGGTGCACATCAACGCGGGTATCGCGGGTCTGATGTGCTGTCTCGTGCTCGGCAAGCGCGTCGGCTATGGCCGCGAAGTGATGGCGCCGCACAACCTCGTGCTCTCGCTGATCGGCGCGTCGATGCTGTGGGTCGGCTGGTTCGGCTTCAACGCGGGTTCGGCGGTCGCGGCTGATGGCCGTGCCGGCTTCGCGATGCTCACCACGCAAATCGCCACCGCCTTCGCCGCGTTCGGCTGGATGTTCGCGGAGTGGCTCACGAAGGGCAAGCCGTCGGTGCTCGGCATCATTTCGGGCGCGGTGGCGGGTCTCGTGGCCGTGACGCCTGCATCGGGCTTCGTCGGCGTGCCGGGCGCGATCGTGATCGGCATCGTCGCGGGCGTGGTCTGCTTCTGGTCGGCGACGTGGCTCAAGCACAAGTTCAACTACGACGACTCGCTCGACGCGTTCGGCGTGCACGGCGTGGGCGGGATCATCGGCGCGCTGCTGACGGGCGTGTTCGCAGTGAAGGACATCGGCGGGTTCGACGGCTCGGTGCTCGTGCAGGCGAAGGGCGTGCTCGTCACGCTGATCTACTCGGGCGTCGTGAGCTTTGTCCTGCTGAAGATCATCGACATGACCATGGGCCTGCGCGTCACGGAAGAACAGGAACGCGAAGGTCTCGACGTGACGCTGCACGGCGAACACGTCGAATGACGAATGTGCCGCAAGCGTGCGCGTATCGATCGCGCGCGCTGCGGCTACAAGAACGAGCGCAGCGACTTGGCCCGCCTTCATGGCGGGTTTTTTTTGTTTGAAGCGGAATAAACACTGCGCGTCCGGGTTTCGTCCATTGAGGATCGTCTTGCATTGCCTGACGGGGCGCATGAGACCTTGGTAATTGGCGGCTCATCCCCAATTAGGCAAAACAATTGCTCTACAATCTTTGGTCTTCTATCGGCCGGGCGTAACGCTCCGGTCCCGTGCAAAGCTGTCCGCGAGAAATCAATGGTCCCGCACTTAGTTACGGCGTTGAGTGGCCCTCTGCTCGATCTCGAGCGGAAAATCCTCGAGGCCACGCCAGCCATCGAGCGGTGGTTCCGTCTCGAATGGCAAGAGCACACGCCGCCGTTTTACTGTTCCGTCGATCTGCGTAACGCAGGGTTCAAGCTCGCGCCCGTCGACACCAACCTCTTTCCCGGCGGATTCAACAATCTGCCGCAGGAAGTGCTGCCGCTCGCCGTGCAAGCGGCCATGGCGTCGATCGAGAAGATCTGTCCCGACGCGAAGAATCTGCTCGTGATTCCGGAACGCCACACGCGCAACGCGTTCTATCTGGAAAACGTCGCGCGGCTCGCCACGATCATGCGGCAGGCGGGACTGAACGTCCGCTTCGGCACGCTCGATGAAAACATCCACGGCCCGGTGACGATTCCGCTCGCCGACGGCCAGAAGATCGTGCTGGAACCGCTCGAACGCACGCCGCGCAGGCTCGGGCTGAAGAACTTCGATCCCTGCTCGATTCTGCTCAACAACGACTTGTCGGCGGGCATTCCACCTGTCCTCGAGAATCTGCACGAGCAGTATCTGCTGCCGCCGCTGCATGCGGGCTGGGCCGTGCGCCGTAAATCGACGCACTTCTCCTGCTATGACGACGTGGCGAAGAAGTTCGCGAAGATGGTCGAGATCGATCCGTGGATGGTGAACCCGTATTTCGCGCATGTGGAAGGCGTGGATTACGAGGCGCGCACGGGCGAAGAGGCGCTCGCCGACGCCATCGACGGCGTCATCAAGAAGATTGCGAAGAAGTATCGCGAATACGGCATCAGCGAAAAGCCGTACGTGGTGATCAAGGCGGACGCCGGCACGTACGGCAAGGGCGTGATGACCGTGCACGACGCAAGCGAAGTGGCCGCGCTCACGAAGCGCGAGCGCGCGAAGATGAACGACGCGAAAGACGGCCTGCAAGTGCATGACGTGATCGTGCAGGAAGGCGTGCATACGTTCGAGCGCGTGGAGAACGCGGTGGCGGAGCCGGTCGTGTATATGATCGACCGGTATGTCGTGGGCGGCTTTTATCGCGTGCACGATTCTCGCGGGCGCGATCAAAACCTGAACGCGCCGGGCATGCACTTCGTGCCGCTCGGCTTCGAGCACACGGCGCTGCCGGACGCGCACGCGAAGCCGGGCGCCGCGCCGCCGAACCGCTTCTACATGTACGGCGTGGTGGCGCGACTCGGGCTGCTGGCGGCGTCGGTGGAACTCGAAAAGACGGATCCGGAAGCCATTCAGGTGTAAGCGCGCGGCTTGCGGTAAGCTCGCAGGCCGCGTGAACCCAAGCGAAGACTATGGACATTCTTTTTATCGCCGACCCGCTCGATCACTTCAAGATCTACAAGGACACGACCTACGCGATGATGGCCGAAGCCGCGCGCCGCGGCCACGTGCTCTACGCGTGCGAGCCGCAGCATCTCGCATGGACGGGCAGCGCGGTCGAGGCGAACGTGCGCCGCATCGAGATTGTCGGCGACGAAGCGGACAGCGGCCGCTCGCCGTGGTTTTCGGCGGCGGAGGCGGAGAACCTGCCGCTCGCGAAGTTCGGCGCGGTGCTCATGCGCAAGGACCCGCCGTTCGACCTCGAATACGTGAACGCGACGTGGCTCCTCGAAATCGCCGAGCGCTCGGGCGCGCGCGTGTTCAACAAGCCGCAGGCCATCCGCGATCACTCGGAGAAGCTCGCCATCGCCGAATGGCCGCAGTTCGTCGCGCCGACGCTCGTCACGCGCGACCCGGCGCGTTTGCGCGCATTCCACGCCGAGCACGGCGATGTCATTCTCAAGCCGCTCGACGGCATGGGCGGCATGGGCGTGTTTCGCGTGAAGGCGGACGGGATGAATCTCGGTTCGATCATTGAGATGCTGAGCGAGAACGGCGCGCGCATGGTGATGGCGCAGAAGTTCATCCCCGAAATTTCGGCGGGCGACAAGCGCATTCTGGTGATCGGCGGCGAGCCCGTGCCGTATTCGCTCGCACGCATTCCTCAAGGCAGCGAAGTGCGCGGCAATCTCGCGGCGGGCGGGCTCGGCCGCGCGCAGCCGTTGACGGCGCGCGACCGCGAGATCGCTGAAACGCTCGGTCCGGTGCTGAAGGCGCGCGGACTGCTGCTCGCCGGGCTGGACGCCATCGGCGACTATCTCACGGAAGTCAACGTGACGAGCCCCACGTGCTTCCGCGAGATCATGGATCAGACGGGCTTCGACGTGGCGGGCATGTTCATCGACGCGCTGGAGCGCGCAGTCGGCTGACCGTGCATTTGGCGCACTGCAAAACGCGCGCTGCCAGCACTGTTACAATTGACTTCCCGTCGGCTTGCGAACTGGGGCTGGAACAGCTTCTGCGAGCCTGCATGACGGGAAGGCCGCCCGCGCCGCCGGTTGATTTCCCGACCGGCCGGATGCATATATGGCCTGTGACACGCGACGCTCGCGCGTTTTCGAGCGATGTCTGACGTTTTTGTCGCTACAGAGGTAGCAATCCCGACATGGCTGGCATTCTGATCATCGCGCACGCACCATTCGCCACCGCGCTTCGTGAGTGCGTCGCTCATATCTACGGCGGCTTGCCCGCGCGCATCGGCGTCATCGACGTGACCGCCGACTGCGATCCCGTCGAGGTCCGCGCATTCGCCCGCTCGGAAATCGACCGCCTGAAGGAAGACAACGGCGCGATCGTGCTTACCGACGTCTTCGGCGCGACGCCCGCCAACATCGCGGCGAGCCTCGCGGAAGCCGACGTGCGCGTGCTCGCGGGCGTCAATCTGCCGATGCTCGTGCGCGCCGTCTGCTATCGCGCCACGCCGCTCGATACGCTCACGGAAAAGATTCTGCAAGGCGGGTCGAAGGGCATTCAGGAACTCGATTCGTCCACGCCGCTCAATCCCTGCGCGCTCGCAACGACAGTGGCCGGCTCGCCGGATCCCGCCTGTTCCGCGAGCGCCGATCTCGCTGCCGCTAAAGCCGCGAGCCACTGACGCCGCTTCCCTCATCCACTCGCGTTTCGGAGCATCATGCAGCAACAAGAAACAACCATCGTGAACAAGCTCGGGCTGCATGCGCGGGCATCCGCGAAGCTCACGCAACTCGCCGGCAACTATCAGTCCGAGATCTGGATGAGTCGCAACGGCCGCCGCATCAACGCGAAGAGCATCATGGGCGTGATGATGCTGGCAGCGGGCATTGGCAGCACGGTGACGATCGAAACCGAAGGTCCAGACGAAGCAGAAGCCATGCAGGCGATACTCGGCCTGATCGCAGACAAGTTCGGAGAAGGGCAGTAAGCGCCTCATCGGAAACTGCATGCACGCAACGAAAAGCCGCGCATCGACGCGGCTTTTTTGCGTCTGCTCCATTCAGTGGCGCGGTAACGCGGCGCAATCGGCTCGCTGCCGCCGCGACAGGCCGTGCAGGGACTTTCGAATAGTTCGAACTTATAATTGCCTGTGCGGCCAAGCGCCCGCCGCGGGTCTGGGAGAAACGCGGATACATCACAACTAGAGGAGGTGCGCGTGTCCTTCACGCTGCATGGAATTCCCGTATCACGAGGCATCGCCATCGGGCGAGCGTATCTCATTGCGCCGGCCGCGCTCGACGTCGCTCATTATCTGATCGAGCCGGATCAGATCGACGCGGAGATCGCGCGTTTTCATGCGGCGCAGGCCGCCGTAGCCCAGGAACTCGAAGCACTGCGGGAAGACCTCGCCGCCGACGCGCCCACCGAAATGGGCGCGTTCATCGACGTCCACATGATGATCCTGAACGACGCCATGCTCGTGCAGGAAACCATCGACCTCATTCGCGCGCGCCGCTACAACGTCGAGTGGGCGCTCACCGAGCAACTCGAAATTCTGGGCAGCTTCTTCGACGACATCGAAGACGAATACCTGCGCGAGCGCAAGGCGGACATTCAGCAAGTCGTCGAGCGCTTGCTGAAGGCGCTCGCGGGCGCGCCGACGGCGGCGTCGCTCGTCGTGCACACGGCCGCGAGCAACGGACACAACGAGATGATCGTGGTCGCGCACGATATCGCGCCGGCCGACATGCTCCAGTTCAAGACGCAGGCGTTCAAAGGCTTCGTGACCGATCTCGGCGGGCGCACGTCGCATACGGCGATCGTCGCGCGCAGCCTCGGCATTCCGGCGTCGGTCGGCGTGCAGCAGGCGAGCGTGCTGATTCGCCAGAACGATCTGATCATCGTGGATGGCGATCATGGCATCGTGATCGTCGATCCGGCGCCCATCGTTCTCGAAGAGTATTCGTATCGGCAAAGCGAAAAGCTGCTGGAGCAGCGCAAGCTCCAGCGCCTCAAGTTCTCGCCGACGCAGACGCTTTGCGGGACGAAGATCGAGCTATGCGCGAACATCGAGTTGCCGGACGACGCGCAAGTGGCCGTCGACGCCGGCGCGATGGGCGTCGGCCTCTTTCGCACCGAGTTCCTGTTCATGAATCACAAGGACCGGCTGCCGGAAGAGGAAGAGCAGTTCGAGGCGTACAAGCGCGCGATCGAGCTGATGAACGGCAAGCCGGTGACGATCCGCACGATCGACGTGGGCGCGGACAAGCCGCTCGATTCGATGACCGGCGGCGATGGCTACGAAACCGCGCCGAACCCGGCGCTCGGCTTGCGCGCGATTCGCTGGAGCCTGTCCGAGCCGCAAATGTTCGTGACGCAACTGCGCGCGATTCTGCGCGCGTCGGCGTTCGGCCCGACTAAGATTCTGATTCCGATGCTGGCGCACGCACAGGAGATCGACCAGACGCTCGATCTGATTCGCGAAGCGAAGCGCCAGCTCGACGACGCGGGCATCGCCTACGACCGCAAGGTGCAGATCGGCGCGATGATCGAGATTCCGGCGGCGGCTATCGCGGTGCGGCTGTTCCTGAGCCGGCTCGACTTCCTGTCGATCGGCACGAACGATTTGATCCAGTACACGCTCGCCATCGACCGCGCGGACAACTCCGTCGCGCATCTTTACGATCCGCTGCATCCGGCGGTGCTGCATCTCATCGCGCTGACCTTGCGCGAGGCGAAGCGCGCGGGCGTGCCGGTCTCGGTGTGCGGCGAAATGGCGGGCGATCCGGCCGTCACGCGCCTCTTGCTCGGACTGGGCCTGACCGAATTCTCGATGCATCCGAGCCAATTGCTCGTCGTGAAGCAGGAGATTTTGCGCTCGAATCTGAAGGCGCTGGAAAAGCCGGTCGCGGATGTGCTCGCGGCTTACGAGCCGGCCGAGCTTCAGGCTGCGCTCGCGCGTTTGCAGAAAGCCTGAGCTTCATAGATGACGCGCGCCGCAGACCGGGCAATCCGGCTGCCGCGCGATCTTCATCGTGTTCCATTCCATGCGCAGCGAGTCGAGCATCATCAGCCGGCCCGCGAGCGTTTCCCCGAAGCCGCCGATCACGCGCAGCGCTTCGGCCGCCTGCATCGCGCCGATGATGCCGACTGTCGGCGCGAACACGCCCATCGTCGAGCACGCGACTTCCTCGAACGCCTGATCCGGCGGAAACACGCATGCATAGCAGGGCGACGCGGGCGAGCGAAAGTCGAACGTGCTGATTTGTCCGTCGAAGCGCAATGCCGCGCCGGACACCAGCGGCACGCCGTGCGCGACGCACGCTGCGTTGATCGCGTGGCGCGTCGCGAAGTTGTCGCTGCAATCGAGCACGACGCTCGCGTGCGGCACGTTCGCATTCAGCCACGCCGCGTCGGCGCGGGCGTTGATCGCCTGGATTTCGATGTCCGGGTTCAGCGCGTGCAGCGTCTGCCGCGCGGATTCCACTTTCGGTTGACCGACCGATTGCGTCGCATGGACGATCTGCCGCTGGAGGTTGGTGAGGTCGACGGTATCGGCATCGACGAGCGTCAGCTCGCCGACACCCGCCGCGGCCAGATACATCGCCGCCGGCGCGCCCAGTCCGCCCGCGCCGACGATGATCGCGTGCGCATCGAGAAAACGCTGCTGCGCTTCGATGCCGATTTCATCGACGAGGATATGGCGGGAATAACGGAGGAGTTGGTCGTCGTTCATCGGCTTGGGGTGCTGCGCGAGCTTCGCGGCACTCACGCCGCGAAGCCCCAGACCAAGATTACTTCGACTGCTGGGCCGTAGGCGACGAAGCCGGCGCCGCGCCCGATGCCGGCGACGAACCCGGCGTCGCGGGCAATGCCGGCTGAGCCACCACCGGCGCCGATGCCGAACGCGCCGGCTTGTTCTGCGCGAGCTTGCGTTCGCTGAACGACTTCGACTCGACGACCGGCTTGCCTTCCAGCTTGTTCAGCGCTTGCTGGAGCATGAAGTCGTCGTTGCTGCCGAACTCCACCGGCTTGCGGTCGCGGTCCTTGCGGCGCTGCTCGGGCGTCTTCTTGTCGTTCTGCTCTTCCAGCAGACGCAGTTGATCCAGACGATCCTGCTCGCGCTGCTCCTGTTCCTTCTTCTCGTTCGGATCCTGAGTGTTCGCGAGGTGATTCGAATAATCCACTTCGCGGGTCACGAGCGCGTCGTCCGGATCGCCGTCCGCGTATTGATCGACCGGCACGTCCGGGCGCACGCCCTGATTCTGGATCGACTTGCCGCTCGGCGTGTAGTAGTACGCCGTCGTCAGACGCAGCGCGGTGTCGGCGGTCATCGGACGAACCGTCTGCACCGAGCCCTTGCCGAACGTCGTCTTGCCGACGATCAGCGCGCGATGATGATCCTGCAGCGCGCCCGCGACGATCTCCGAAGCGGAAGCCGAATACGCGTTGGTCAGCACGACCATCGGCACCTTCTTGAAGACGTCCGGCACGTTCTTCAGCGGATCGGAATCGAAGGACGGCAGACGATAGTTGTCGTAGGTATCGCGGAACGTCTGCTTGGCGTCCGCGATTTGTCCATTCGTCGACACGACGACCGCGTTATCCGGCAGGAACGCGCCCGCCACGCCGACCGCGCTCTGCAACAGGCCGCCGCCGTTATTGCGCAGGTCGAGCACGAGACCCTTCAGGTTCGGCTGCTGGCGCGCGAGGTCTTGCAGCTTCGCCGCGAGATCCGGCACGGTGCGTTCCTGGAAGCTCGTGATGCGGATATAGCCATAACCCGGCTCCGGCACCTTCATCTTGACCGACTGCACGCGGATCAACGCGCGCGTGACGGTGAGCGGGAACGTGCGGTCGTCGCTCTTGCGGAAGATGGTAAGCGTGACCTTCGTGCCCGGTTCGCCGCGCATCTGCTTCACGGCTTTGTCGAGCGTCATGCCGCGCACCGGCTTGTCGTTGATGCGCGTGATGAGGTCGCCCGGACGAATGCCGGCGCGGAACGCGGGCGTATCTTCGATCGGCGAGATCACCTTGATAAGCCCGTCTTCCGACGAAATCTCGATGCCCAGGCCCGCGAAGCGGCCCTTGGTCTGTTCCTGAAGCTCTTCGTAGTCCGTCTTGTCGAGATACGACGAGTGCGGATCGAGGCTCGACACCATGCCCTTGATCGCGGCGGTGAGCAGCTTCTTGTCGTCGACGGGCTCGACGTATTCGTGCTTGATTTGCCCGAACACTTCGGCGAAGAGCCGCAGTTGATCGAGCGGAAGCGGTGACGATGCGGCTTGCTGCGCGGACGCGGAAATCTGCAGAGTTGCGAGAGCGCCGACGGCAACGCCTGCGGCGATCAGGCTGAAGTTTTTCAGGTTCTTTCGCATAGAGGAGTGCGTGCGGAATCGAATGGGCTGCATCGTGGGTGACGGGCCAGTATACCCGCTCGCTTTCGAAGGCGACTTAAACGCAACTTAAATGCCCGGCGTCGCGCGCCGCGACAACTATCGCTCGCTGCGGGCGACGCGCGTGCCTGTCGACGGCGACTGCGCGCGGTCAGGCAGGCGCCATCCGAGGCGTTCGGATGCGAAACGGGCGCCGCCAGCCGACGCCCGCCCACGCCAACTTGGGCGCTGATGCGCGCTTTAGCCCGCCTTGCCCTGCTTCGCGACGGCAGCTTGCGCCGCAGCAATGGCGTCCGCGTCGCCGAGGTAGTAGTGCTTGATCGGCTTCAGGTTTTCGTCGAGTTCATAGACGAGCGGCACGCCGTTCGGGATATTGAGCCCGACGATGTCCGCGTCGGAAATATTGTCGAGATACTTCACGAGCGCGCGCATGGAGTTGCCGTGAGCTGCGATCAGCACCTGTTTGCCTGCCTTGATGGCCGGCGCGATGGACTCGTTCCACACCGGCAACACGCGCGCGACCGTGTCTTTCAGGCATTCGGTCAGCGGCAGTTGCTCGCGGGGAACCTTGGCGTAGCGCGGATCGTTGAACGAGGCGCGCTCGTCGTTCGGATCCAGCGCGGGCGGCGGCGTGTCGTAGCTGCGGCGCCAGATGAGAACCTGTTCGTCGCCGTACTTCTTGGCGGTCTCTGCCTTGTTGAGACCGGCGAGCGCGCCGTAGTGGCGCTCGTTCAGACGCCACGAATGGACAACCGGGAGATACATGAGGTCCATTTCGTCCTGCACGTGCCACAGCGTGCGAATGGCGCGCTTGAGCACCGACGTGTACGCGATGTCGAACGTGTAGCCGGCCTCGCGCAGCAGCACGCCTGCTTGACGCGCCTCGCGGTTGCCCTGTTCGGTGAGATCCACGTCGACCCAGCCGGTGAAGCGGTTTTCCTTGTTCCACGTCGATTCGCCGTGGCGGATGAGCACTAGCTTGTACATGTTTGATAGGTCGGTCAGTTGAGAAATCGGGTGCCCGATCGCACTCCGCCATCCTGCCCTCACGCGTGGAGTGCCGCCATCGGCCGGACGGCCTAGGCCATCGCGGGAAAGGGATATTTTATAATGCTCGGATTGCCCTTATTTCTCTTTCTCCCTTCTCCACTATCTTTCGGCGGCCCTAGACGTGAAGTTCTTCACCGATTACTCGAATATTGCACTCATCGTCATTGCGCTCGTTTCCGGCGCGCTGCTGCTCTGGCCGGCCATCACGC
The Caballeronia sp. M1242 DNA segment above includes these coding regions:
- a CDS encoding accessory factor UbiK family protein, encoding MKQPNDVFNDLQQKMSELFKNSPAKDVERNMKAMLSQGFSKLDLVTREEFDTQTQVLVRTRARLEELEKRVAQLEQRLTSTGAAQD
- a CDS encoding P-II family nitrogen regulator translates to MKLITAIIKPFKLDEAREALSAIGVSGITVTEVKGFGRQKGHTELYRGAEYVVDFLPKVKIEAAVSDDIVDQAIEAVERAARTGKIGDGKIFVTAIEQVIRIRTGETGADAL
- a CDS encoding ammonium transporter produces the protein MRNFLMSLMVAGALIGANVGTALAEDASAPVAASAPASDAAAASASDAASAASAPASANTAMASSAEAAAAASGASEAAPAAPTEPFSVDSSKISSGDTAWMLTSVALVLFMTIPGLALFYAGMVRKKNVLATVMQSFAICCLVTILWTVVGYSIAFTPGGLFIGGFSRVFLHGMAYIKGDKATTLTVSHLASTIPESVYFAFQLTFAIITPALITGAFADRMKFSAMLVFMALWSLIVYSPIAHMVWEPTGWLATAGVLDFAGGTVVHINAGIAGLMCCLVLGKRVGYGREVMAPHNLVLSLIGASMLWVGWFGFNAGSAVAADGRAGFAMLTTQIATAFAAFGWMFAEWLTKGKPSVLGIISGAVAGLVAVTPASGFVGVPGAIVIGIVAGVVCFWSATWLKHKFNYDDSLDAFGVHGVGGIIGALLTGVFAVKDIGGFDGSVLVQAKGVLVTLIYSGVVSFVLLKIIDMTMGLRVTEEQEREGLDVTLHGEHVE
- the gshA gene encoding glutamate--cysteine ligase; its protein translation is MVPHLVTALSGPLLDLERKILEATPAIERWFRLEWQEHTPPFYCSVDLRNAGFKLAPVDTNLFPGGFNNLPQEVLPLAVQAAMASIEKICPDAKNLLVIPERHTRNAFYLENVARLATIMRQAGLNVRFGTLDENIHGPVTIPLADGQKIVLEPLERTPRRLGLKNFDPCSILLNNDLSAGIPPVLENLHEQYLLPPLHAGWAVRRKSTHFSCYDDVAKKFAKMVEIDPWMVNPYFAHVEGVDYEARTGEEALADAIDGVIKKIAKKYREYGISEKPYVVIKADAGTYGKGVMTVHDASEVAALTKRERAKMNDAKDGLQVHDVIVQEGVHTFERVENAVAEPVVYMIDRYVVGGFYRVHDSRGRDQNLNAPGMHFVPLGFEHTALPDAHAKPGAAPPNRFYMYGVVARLGLLAASVELEKTDPEAIQV
- the gshB gene encoding glutathione synthase — translated: MDILFIADPLDHFKIYKDTTYAMMAEAARRGHVLYACEPQHLAWTGSAVEANVRRIEIVGDEADSGRSPWFSAAEAENLPLAKFGAVLMRKDPPFDLEYVNATWLLEIAERSGARVFNKPQAIRDHSEKLAIAEWPQFVAPTLVTRDPARLRAFHAEHGDVILKPLDGMGGMGVFRVKADGMNLGSIIEMLSENGARMVMAQKFIPEISAGDKRILVIGGEPVPYSLARIPQGSEVRGNLAAGGLGRAQPLTARDREIAETLGPVLKARGLLLAGLDAIGDYLTEVNVTSPTCFREIMDQTGFDVAGMFIDALERAVG
- a CDS encoding PTS sugar transporter subunit IIA, producing the protein MAGILIIAHAPFATALRECVAHIYGGLPARIGVIDVTADCDPVEVRAFARSEIDRLKEDNGAIVLTDVFGATPANIAASLAEADVRVLAGVNLPMLVRAVCYRATPLDTLTEKILQGGSKGIQELDSSTPLNPCALATTVAGSPDPACSASADLAAAKAASH
- a CDS encoding HPr family phosphocarrier protein; amino-acid sequence: MQQQETTIVNKLGLHARASAKLTQLAGNYQSEIWMSRNGRRINAKSIMGVMMLAAGIGSTVTIETEGPDEAEAMQAILGLIADKFGEGQ
- the ptsP gene encoding phosphoenolpyruvate--protein phosphotransferase is translated as MSFTLHGIPVSRGIAIGRAYLIAPAALDVAHYLIEPDQIDAEIARFHAAQAAVAQELEALREDLAADAPTEMGAFIDVHMMILNDAMLVQETIDLIRARRYNVEWALTEQLEILGSFFDDIEDEYLRERKADIQQVVERLLKALAGAPTAASLVVHTAASNGHNEMIVVAHDIAPADMLQFKTQAFKGFVTDLGGRTSHTAIVARSLGIPASVGVQQASVLIRQNDLIIVDGDHGIVIVDPAPIVLEEYSYRQSEKLLEQRKLQRLKFSPTQTLCGTKIELCANIELPDDAQVAVDAGAMGVGLFRTEFLFMNHKDRLPEEEEQFEAYKRAIELMNGKPVTIRTIDVGADKPLDSMTGGDGYETAPNPALGLRAIRWSLSEPQMFVTQLRAILRASAFGPTKILIPMLAHAQEIDQTLDLIREAKRQLDDAGIAYDRKVQIGAMIEIPAAAIAVRLFLSRLDFLSIGTNDLIQYTLAIDRADNSVAHLYDPLHPAVLHLIALTLREAKRAGVPVSVCGEMAGDPAVTRLLLGLGLTEFSMHPSQLLVVKQEILRSNLKALEKPVADVLAAYEPAELQAALARLQKA
- a CDS encoding molybdopterin-synthase adenylyltransferase MoeB, translated to MNDDQLLRYSRHILVDEIGIEAQQRFLDAHAIIVGAGGLGAPAAMYLAAAGVGELTLVDADTVDLTNLQRQIVHATQSVGQPKVESARQTLHALNPDIEIQAINARADAAWLNANVPHASVVLDCSDNFATRHAINAACVAHGVPLVSGAALRFDGQISTFDFRSPASPCYACVFPPDQAFEEVACSTMGVFAPTVGIIGAMQAAEALRVIGGFGETLAGRLMMLDSLRMEWNTMKIARQPDCPVCGARHL
- a CDS encoding S41 family peptidase is translated as MRKNLKNFSLIAAGVAVGALATLQISASAQQAASSPLPLDQLRLFAEVFGQIKHEYVEPVDDKKLLTAAIKGMVSSLDPHSSYLDKTDYEELQEQTKGRFAGLGIEISSEDGLIKVISPIEDTPAFRAGIRPGDLITRINDKPVRGMTLDKAVKQMRGEPGTKVTLTIFRKSDDRTFPLTVTRALIRVQSVKMKVPEPGYGYIRITSFQERTVPDLAAKLQDLARQQPNLKGLVLDLRNNGGGLLQSAVGVAGAFLPDNAVVVSTNGQIADAKQTFRDTYDNYRLPSFDSDPLKNVPDVFKKVPMVVLTNAYSASASEIVAGALQDHHRALIVGKTTFGKGSVQTVRPMTADTALRLTTAYYYTPSGKSIQNQGVRPDVPVDQYADGDPDDALVTREVDYSNHLANTQDPNEKKEQEQREQDRLDQLRLLEEQNDKKTPEQRRKDRDRKPVEFGSNDDFMLQQALNKLEGKPVVESKSFSERKLAQNKPARSASAPVVAQPALPATPGSSPASGAAPASSPTAQQSK